The Streptomyces sp. YIM 121038 sequence CTGCGGCCGGGCGCCGGTACCTGCGCTGACCGGGCCTTCGGCCACACCTTCGGCCGCGGGGAAGGCAAGCACCAGATGGTCCCGGGCTGGCCCTACTCGTTCGTCGCCGCGCTGGAGACCGGCCGCACGTCCTGGACGGCAGTGCTTGACGCGGTCCGTCTGGAGCCCGGCGCTGACGTCGCTGCAGTGGCCACGGTCCAACTCCGCGAGGTCGTCGAACGGCTCGTGGCCGCCGGCCAGTGGAAGCCGGGTGACCCGAAGGTCCTGGTCGTCCTGGACGCCGGCTACGACGCACCCCGCATCGCCCATCTGCTGGGCGGCCTGCCCGTCGAGATCCTCGGCCGTCTCCGCTCCGACCGCGTCATGCGGCGCCCGACACCACCACGAGTGTGTCGGCCAGGCCGTCCGCCCAAGCACGGGGGCGAGTTCGTCTTCGGCGACCCCGCTACCTGGGACACCGAGCAGGTGGTGACCGTCACCGACACCCGGCTCTACGGGAAGGCGACCGCGCAGGCGTGGGACCGACTGCATCCGAGGCTGACGCGTCGGGCGGCCTGGCTCGACCACGAGGGCCGCTGCCACTCATCGAGGGCACTGTCATCCGCCTGGTCGTGGAGAAGCTGCCCAGCGGCGGGGTCAACAAGCCGGTCTGGCTGTGGTGGTCGGGCACCGACGCCACCGCGGACGACGTGGACCGCTGCTGGCAGTCCTTCCTGCGGAGATTCGACATCGAGCACACGTTTCGCCTGTTCAAGCAGACCCTCGGATGGACCAAGCCCCGGCTTCGCAGCTCGGAGGCGGCCGACCGGTGGACCTGGCTGGTGATCTCCGCATATGCCCAGCTTCGGCTCGCCCGTCCCCTGGCCACCGACCTCCGGCGTCCCTGGGAGAAACCGTCTCCGCCGAACAGACTCACACCCGCCCGCGTCCGCAGGGGTTTCAGAAACCTGCGCACGAAGACCGGCTCTCCGGCCGGTGTACCGAAACCGACACGGCCCGGCCCCGGCCGTCCGCCCGGCTCGAAGAACCACCGCCCGGCCACCCGCCATGACGTGGGCAGAGTCCTCGCGACCGGCGAGGCCTACGCACGACCCGCCCACCACCAGAAGGGCACGAAACCCCGGCGAACTGGATAAATGACAAGCTCAATAGGGTTGCCCTGAACAGGGAACGAGGAAGCACGATGTGGCGTCACTCAGCAAGTACACACCCGAGTTCCGTGAAGAAGCCGTCCGGGTCGCGCTGAGCTCGAGTAAGACGATCTCCGAAGCAGGCCGCGAGCCCGGGATGAACCCCGAAACCCTCCGGGGCTGGGTGAAGAAACACAAGGCACGCCAGGAGCCGGCGCCAGACGCGGAACTGACGCTCAGCGAACGAGCACGCCTCAAAGAGCTGGAACGCCGGATCCGCGAAGCCGAGATGGAAAACACCTTCCTGAAAAAAGCCGCAGCGTACTTCGCGGGGGATCCCCGGCAGCGAGCACGTACGAGTTCATCAACGAGACGCGGCTCGACACGACGGAGTACGCGTACAGCGTCGGGTACAGGTGCAAGCGACTCGGCGTCTCCAAATCCGGCTACTACGACTGGCGAGGCCGTCCCGAATCCGCGACAGCCGAACGGCGTGAGGAACTGAAACTGCTCATCACGAAGGCGTTCGAGGACTCCGACAGCACCTACGGCCACCAGCGCATCCACGCACAACCGCACCGCCGGGACGTCACCGCCGGCCTGGAGCCGGTCCGCCGCCTCACGCGCGAACCGGGCCTGGAGCCCTCCCAGCCGAAGCCGAAACGCTTCGGCCTCACCCAGGGCACCCCCGGCCCCGCGCCTGACCTCGCCGGCCGGAACTTCACCGCCGACGCTCCCGGCCAAAAGCCGGTCGGGGACATCACCTACGTGTCCACCAGTGAGAGGTGGCTGTACCTGGCGACCGCCATCGACCGCCGCACGAAGGAAGCCATCGGCTACGCCATGGACGACCACTACCACACCCCCCTCACATCCCGGGCCATCCGCAACACAGCCCGGAACAGGAAACTCACAGACGGCACAATATTCCACTCGGACCGCGGATCGAACTACAGGCCAGCCGAGCACGGTGAGACATTGAAACACCTCGGCCTTCCACGTTCCGCCGGACGGACCGGGACCTGTTTCAGTAACACTATGACGGCATCATTCTTCGCGGCGCTGAAGAACGAGCGTGTATCCAGAGTGACTTACCTGACACGCGAAGCCACCCGGCAGGACATCACTCGACACATCGAATCCTGGCACAAACACAAACACCTCCACTCGGCAGTGGGTAACCGCCCACCTCGCGAAGCCCACACCGAATACCAGACATTGCACATCACGGCGTGAAGTCATCACCAGACACCTGCCCGGAAAGCGCGAGACCCCTCAGACGAACCTCAAGATCCCCGACAGAGTCGCTCAGTGAGCTTCTTCGAGTTGGCCACCGATCAGGTGACGGCCTATAGCGCAGCGAGCGAGGCCCCCGGGATGTTGATCGAGATGTCTGACGTCTCAACCATGCTGCTCGGGGGCCTCGTTGGTCATCCATCCTGCCGCACTCGACCTGCCCCGTGCACTCGTGGAGTGGGTCACCATGCTCATTGTCACGCGTGAGGGCGACCGGCGCTGCAAGCTCCGCCCGTCTCGGCGCGCGATGGTGGCACCGGTGTACCTGCGCGAACACACCACCCTGGCGAAGATCGCTGCCGGGTTCGGGATCAGCCAGTCCACCGCCCACGCCTACACCAGCACGGTCATCCACCTGCTCGCCGAGCGTGCACCGGGACTGCTGAAGGTCCTGCGCGAGACCGGTCCCGACTTCGTCCTGCTGGACGGCACCCCCGCCGAGTGCGACCGGATCGGCGACGGACGAGCCGACTACTCCCACAAGCACCGCCGGCACGCGGTGAACGTGCAGGTGGTCACCGATCCCGGCGGCCGGCTGCTGTGGCTTTCACCCACGCCGCCGGGCCGGTCTCACGACCTGACCGCCGCCCGCACTCACTGGATCATCCGCATCTGCGAGCGCCAGGGCGTCCCCATCCTGATCCTGGCCGATCTCGCCTACCAGGGCGGCGGCCCCTGGCTGACCACGGGCATCAAACGCAGACCCCTGCAGGAACTCACCCCCACCGAGAAAACCGTCAACCGGGCCCTGGCCACAGCACGGGCACCGGTCGAACGCGGCATCACCCGCCTGAAGTCCTGGCAGACCTTCCGCAGATCCCGATACAGCCCCAACCGCATGACGTCCATCGCCAAAGCCGTCCTCACCCTCGAGCGGCAACACTGAAGAAGCTCAATGATTTGCCTGCGTGCCCGAAAAGTTCGGGGCCCCTCAGAAGAGCCGTCTATTGGTACTCCCCACCGGTCGCACGGGCGGAGCCTGCGCCGCAGACGAGCGCGTTGTCGATCAACTGTCCGTTCTGTTTTCCCGGCCCGCCACTGGCCCTGGACCGGTGTGATCACCAGTGCTTTCGCATTCCTGCACGCCCTGCCGAACCCGGTTGGCCAGCAACAACGCCCCATCCCGCCGAGCACTTGGCAACCTCCAAAGCTGTGGGACTCGGCGCCTACCCGACGCGACAGCCGGGCCCCTCGCCATGTCCACAAGCAGAAACACCCAGCCATGACACGCAGAAACGGCCCGCCAGCCGAGCTGACGAGCCGTCATGCCAAATCGAAGCTACTCTTCTGGTACTCGCCGCTCCGTCCCGCCAGGGCGGACCCGAGGCATCACACCCGTGTCGGAAGGCGCCCAGGCGCTTCCATTGCCTCGAAGGAGAGGTACCGTGCGACGGATCAATGTGTCAACGAAGGCAACAAGAAAGCTGCTGTCTTGTGCGGCGGCTGGGGCGCTGATCGCGGCCTCCGCCTCGGCGGGCGCGTCGGCGTCCTCAGGCGACCCGACGTTGCTGACCTGCAGCGTCAACGGCGAAGCGAACTTCAACCGGTCCGGTCCCGTCCTGGGCACCAGGAAGGGACTGGTCGCCTTCAACTATGTCGGTTGTTTCCCCCTGTTGTCCCCAGCCGAGTCCAGTGACCTGGCCACGTGGACGGCTGCACCCCAACCCGCGACGATCACAACGCTCGCCCTGCCCACGGTCCTGTCGATCGACGCCACGCTCAACATCACCTGGATCCGAAAGGGAACACCGCCCGCCACCAGCACCGGAACCTCGCACCTGCACCTGGACATCACGCTGTCCGGGGCGACGCCCGGGGTGGAACTGGAACACAGAATCGTCACAGGCCCCATGGCCGGTAAGGGCTTCCACGTGTTCGTCCCTCTCGGGGCCGTCAAGACCGAACTAGTCGAAGGTAAACTCACCCGGCTGACGCTCGAGAACGCCTCGACCACTCTGGGGCCACCACCCTTCTGATCAACCAGCGAGTCCAGCAGGGTTGGACCGGCGGGCGTGTCTGGAAGGTAGCGTAAGTCCGTGATCTGATGACTCTGGCGGGGCCCGGGTGCCCCGCCGGGGCGGAGAGGCAAGATCGCGTGACTGAGACTCAGATCTCCAAAGCTGCTGGTGACGGGCAGCTCCCGCAGGAACAGGCTGGGTGCGTTGCTTCTTGAGTGATGTGGGTGGTTGCGGTCACGCTGCGGGGGCGGGTTGTCCCTGGTAGCGGACGGCGTGGGTGTGCAGGTGGTCGAGTTCGGTGAAGGAGCGCCAGTACCGCTCGACGTTGCCGTTGTCGATGACGGCGCGCAGGAGGAGGACCGCCTCGGTGCCGGGCAGGCTTCCTCTGGCCCCGGTCGTGTCCAGGCGGTCCTTGACGAGGAGGCGGCAGCTTCCCTCGATCACCCCGGTCGCGATGGGCCAGCCCATAGTGAGGGTGAGGTGGTAGCGCAGGCAGGGCTCCTTGGCCTGCAGGGGAGGCGGCGGTGCGGGCGACGGCGGGCAGTTGCTTCGCGTCATCGGGGCGGGTGCGCAGGTGCTGGCGCAGTGCGACGACGCGGGGACTGTGCCCGTCCAGCACGGTGCGGGCGGCGCCGGCGGCCCAGGCCGCGCGCGCTGCGTGGCCTGGGTGGAGGTCCTCGGCGGCCCGCCACAGATATTCGATTACATGCACGATGTCCACGGTCGTGTCCGCATGGACGCCGCGGGTGCCCGCTTCCCTTGCGATGCACCCGGTCGGGTTGGTGGTTGGCGCCGTCGACCGGGACGATCCGGCGGCGCCGGTGGTCGGGGTCTCGCTGTTCGGTGTGGTCAAACATGGCGGTGACCATGGCCGCGGCGGACCGCTGAAGGGAGCCCAGGTGTCGGCCCCGTGCGCGCGGGCCGTGGGTGCGGGCAGCGCGTTCGGCCGCGGTGGCCGGCAGGACGTCCGCACCGGTGCGTGGGACCCCCACGCACCGGTGCGTGGGACCGGGTCGGCGTCGTAGATAACGAAGACGGTCGCCATCCGCCGGCGACCGGTGTGCTCGCGACTGGACAGCTGGGCCGAGGGCGGCTTGGGGCCGTCGGCTGCCCGTGCGGTGCGGACCGGCTCCCGCGGATCAGACGGGATCATGTTCACGCCGGTCGCGTCGCAGCTGAGCACCAGCAGCCGGTCCCCCTCGCTGCCGGCGGCCGGGGCGGACACACCCTGCTGGCAGAAGGCGGGGATGCGGGCGGCGACGCGACAGGCGATCTCCATCAACTGCCCGGTGCCGGGCCGGCGGCCGGTGGTGCGCTCAAGGTGCGCGCCCGCCCGGCGCAGGGGTGTCTGTGCGGCCTCGAGGGCGACGGCGCGCTGCAGCGGGGAGGAGCAGACCTGCTGCGGCAGGGACAGGGCGGCGTCGCCGGGGTGCAGGTTGGCCGCACCGGGGGCGCGGTAAGCCATCCCGGTCGCCTCCACCCGGCCCAGCGTGGTGGCCAGCAGCCGGCGGTGGCTCCGTTCGGCCCAAGGACGCACCACCGTGTCGCTGCCCGTGACGACCTCCACGCGCACCTCGGCGGCGGCGCGGGCATCCACCTGGGGTAGCGCCGAGGGAAGCCCAAAAGCCGCCAGATCTTGATCGTGGTGGGTCTTTTCAGCTCCGGGTGTGAGCCCCGAGGGCGTTGACGCGGTTCTCGTACTCGCGGCGGGCCTTCCGCTGGGCCGGGATCGCCGCGGTGCCGTCGAGAGGCTGGCAGCGGTCGAGGAGTTGGCGGTGGACCGCGGGAGTGGCGGTGAACGGGCCGGGGACCTGGGGCGCGGACATGTAAGGCGCCACCGGGTCTTCTTCCTTGCCCGGTCTGGCTCCTCACCCGACCAGCAAGAAGGAGGCCCGTCCCCGTACCGGCAGGAAACCCGCGCACCGCGGCACCTCCACGCGCCAGGGTGAAGAGGCCGCCCGGGGTCTGCACCACCCGCCCGGCGGCAGTAGCCTTCTTCAACTGGTGGCGCACCCGCTCCACTTCACGGGACACCGCCTCCAGCCCGAGCCCCTCCACCACCTGCCGACACCGCACCGGACCGGCCTACGCGGCCAGCACCCCCAGCATCCGCCCCGTGAACTCGCCAGCTTCCTCGGCAGCTTGAATGCCGACGGGACCCGACACCTCCGCTCGCGGGGCCGGGGCCCGACCCCGACCCGGCCTCGCCGTGCGCCGCCGGGAGCCCGCCTACGACCTGGCATGCCGTCGCCACCCGGGCCAGCTCCTGCTCGCACACCACCAGCAGCCCCGCGCCCCGCACGGCCTCCCCGCGCAACCGCTCCGCCTCCCGACGGCAGGCCGCCTCCCGCTCCCGCAGCAGCAAGAGCACCTCCCCACAGCCCATCCGGCCCCGCCTCACCCACACCAGCTGATCAACAGCTACCGCAACGAGAAACCCGGCCCACCAGACACACACTCGTCACTCAAGAGGAAACGCACCCCTTCTTTCCTCCGTTCCTTCTGGTCAGAGTGGTTGTTCAGGCCGGAGGACGGAAGGCTCTGACGTGGCCTGATCCACGACGGCCACCGCCTGACGGGCCGGGCAATCTCACCGTCCATCACCCTGCCGGGACAGAATGAATGCAGCTCAGCGTCGGCGAGTACGAAGTTGTGCGCACCATCATTCAAGGTGCCGGGCGACACTGGGGCGTTGCCGGAGAGAGCGAGGCAGAGCAGCCATCTGAGGGCTTCATGCGGCCAGTTCGTCCCAGGGCAGGGGGGCCTTGACCCCGGATTTTGAACACGTCTATGTGGCTTGGGCCAGGGTAGTTGCTGTTGGTTGGAGGTCGTTCTCGTAGGCGATCGGGGACCGCTGGCCGAGGCGGGAGTGCCGGCGTCGGGTGTGGTATCGGGTCAGCCAGCGGAAGGCGTCGAGCCTGGCCTGGCGCTCGTCCGGCCAGCCTTTGCGGCCCTTGAGCGTCTCTCTCTTGAAGGCGGCGTTGAAGCTTTCCGCAGCGGCGTTGTCCGCGCTGGACCCGGCCGCTCCCATGCTGTGCCAACCCCGGCTGACCTGCAGATTTCAGCGAAGGCTCTCCTCGCATATTGCGACCTGTGGTCCGTGTGCATGAACGCTCCCTCGAGACTGCCACGGGTCTGCTCGGCGGCCGCCAGGGCGTCGATGACGAGCTCGGCCCGCATGTGATCGGCGATCGCCCACCCGGCCAGCCGGCGTGAGGCGAGGTCGATGACGGTCGCGAGATAGAGCGGCTTCGAACCGCTGACCGGCAGATGCGTGATGTCGCCGACGTACTTCGTGTTCACCTCGGCAGCGGTGAAGTCACGTCCAATCAGGTCCGGCGCCTTCGCCGCGGCCGGGTCGGCGAGCGTGGTGCGGTGCCGGCGGCGCAGGCGGACTCCCTCGAGACCGATGCTCCGCGTGATCCTCGCGACGCGCTTGTGGTTGACCACCGGGCCGCCCTCGTCGCGGAGTTCAGCGGTGATCCTGGGGGCTCCGTAGGTGCCGTCGGAGTCCTGGTGGACCTTGCCTATCCGGGCGGCCAGCTCGGCCTCGACGGCTTGCCGGGCCGCCCTGGCGGCCGCGGTGCGGCGCCAGTGGTAGAAGCTCGAGCGGGATAGGCCGAGGATGCCGCAGAGCCGCTTCACGCCGTGACGGCGCTGGTGATCCTCAACGAACTGGCAGCGGTTCACCAGCGCGTCTCCGTCGCGAAATACCGGGACGCCTTGCGGAGGATGTCCCGCTCTTCCTCCAGCTCACGGATCCTCTTCCGGGCAGCGGCCAGCTCCGCCTCGACGGCGTCACCACCGGCCGGGATGGCGGCCGGCGGCGAGGAACGGGCGCCGGGACGACGTCCGTCGGCGGCCCGAATCCAGTTCCGCAGCGTCTCGGTGTTCACCCCGAGATCGTCGGCGACGGACTTGATCGTCACTCCTGGCCTCGACCGGTACAACGCGACCGCGTCCGCCTTGAACCCGGCGGGGTAGTGCTTCATCCCCACAGGGACTCCGTTCTCCTGGACCATCAAGATCCAAGTGCCTCCGGTGTCCAAAATCCGGGGGCAAGGCCCCGCCGGGCCTACGGCCTGCCCTGGACAGCGAAACCGTCCTGAGCACCCGCAAGTTGACCATCAACACGGCTGTCCCGCTCGAAGCGAAACAGCGAGGCTAAACTTCCTCCACGGCCTCAGCCGACACCGTCACGTCTGTCATCAGATGTCACTCCACTTTCAAGATCCA is a genomic window containing:
- a CDS encoding transposase family protein; translated protein: MVIHPAALDLPRALVEWVTMLIVTREGDRRCKLRPSRRAMVAPVYLREHTTLAKIAAGFGISQSTAHAYTSTVIHLLAERAPGLLKVLRETGPDFVLLDGTPAECDRIGDGRADYSHKHRRHAVNVQVVTDPGGRLLWLSPTPPGRSHDLTAARTHWIIRICERQGVPILILADLAYQGGGPWLTTGIKRRPLQELTPTEKTVNRALATARAPVERGITRLKSWQTFRRSRYSPNRMTSIAKAVLTLERQH
- a CDS encoding IS3 family transposase produces the protein MGEETQGTPGAGARRGTDAQRTSTPQRAGTPDPRSRDGKHLPEKSRSVLRGGSPAASTYEFINETRLDTTEYAYSVGYRCKRLGVSKSGYYDWRGRPESATAERREELKLLITKAFEDSDSTYGHQRIHAQPHRRDVTAGLEPVRRLTREPGLEPSQPKPKRFGLTQGTPGPAPDLAGRNFTADAPGQKPVGDITYVSTSERWLYLATAIDRRTKEAIGYAMDDHYHTPLTSRAIRNTARNRKLTDGTIFHSDRGSNYRPAEHGETLKHLGLPRSAGRTGTCFSNTMTASFFAALKNERVSRVTYLTREATRQDITRHIESWHKHKHLHSAVGNRPPREAHTEYQTLHITA